Proteins encoded together in one uncultured Desulfobacter sp. window:
- a CDS encoding DUF2807 domain-containing protein, which translates to MKAMKILIILLFLGISMPVWAFNTETEIQINSTNWVNTGCLEGNGVLKKEKKKLAPFNKIRINGVFNVTIVQQAIPFFEMSADANLFSRIQIRVIKNQLQIDSTGSLCPKLPIKINIGLPELKEVQGLGADDITISNLTNEYFTVNMDGSCDISITGHTKTFTVTMTGAGDLNAFRFKADKISILSSGAGNSEVFATKLLKAHIDGAGDIAFQGHPEKVIVSGDGVGDVIQGD; encoded by the coding sequence ATGAAAGCGATGAAAATACTGATTATTCTTTTGTTTCTTGGTATTAGTATGCCGGTATGGGCCTTTAATACAGAGACAGAGATTCAGATAAATAGCACCAATTGGGTCAACACAGGTTGTCTTGAGGGAAACGGAGTCCTGAAAAAAGAAAAAAAGAAACTGGCGCCTTTCAACAAAATTCGTATCAATGGCGTTTTCAATGTTACGATCGTACAGCAGGCCATTCCCTTTTTTGAAATGTCTGCGGACGCAAACCTTTTCTCAAGAATTCAGATCCGTGTCATCAAAAATCAGCTTCAGATTGATTCCACGGGCTCCCTTTGTCCTAAGTTGCCCATAAAAATAAATATCGGCCTGCCTGAATTAAAGGAAGTTCAAGGGTTAGGCGCTGACGATATCACAATTTCAAATTTAACCAACGAATACTTTACGGTCAATATGGATGGGAGCTGTGACATTAGCATAACAGGACACACCAAGACATTTACAGTCACAATGACCGGCGCAGGAGATCTTAATGCGTTCCGATTTAAGGCTGATAAAATTTCAATTCTGTCTTCAGGTGCAGGGAACAGCGAGGTATTTGCAACCAAATTGCTGAAGGCGCATATAGATGGGGCTGGAGATATCGCGTTCCAAGGGCATCCTGAAAAAGTAATTGTAAGCGGAGACGGGGTTGGGGACGTGATACAGGGGGATTAA
- a CDS encoding ABC transporter permease subunit, which produces MALLNPVTKEQFRRFRSVKRGFWSLVIILVLMFISFFAEVFINSRALLVCFQGEFYFPTYIDMIPGKTFGLGYSYETNYRELKQKLDREGGTGFVIMPPVPYNPYENDLRLNEYPPFPPSFSLRHFLGTDNVGRDVLARLVYGFRTAILFSLGLLFLNYTVGISLGCAMGYFGGKFDLFFQRVIEIWSNIPFLYVIIIVSSIVVPNFMILILIMAFFGWISITWVMRTMTYREKEREYILAVRSLGASHMRIIFRHIIPNTISVIVTYAPFAISGGIVALTSLDYLGFGLPAPTPSWGELLSQGWQNMEAWWISAAVVSALVVTLMTVTFIGEGIREAFDPRRHTVYE; this is translated from the coding sequence ATGGCATTATTGAACCCGGTGACAAAAGAACAGTTCAGGCGCTTTCGCAGTGTCAAGCGAGGCTTCTGGTCTCTTGTGATCATTTTGGTCCTGATGTTTATCTCCTTTTTTGCCGAAGTGTTTATTAATTCCAGGGCTCTTCTGGTCTGTTTCCAGGGCGAGTTTTATTTTCCAACCTACATCGATATGATACCGGGAAAAACTTTTGGCCTAGGGTATTCATATGAGACCAATTACCGGGAACTGAAACAAAAATTGGACAGGGAAGGGGGGACAGGTTTTGTGATTATGCCGCCGGTGCCCTATAATCCTTATGAAAATGATCTGCGCCTCAATGAATACCCGCCGTTTCCGCCTTCATTTTCCCTTCGGCATTTTTTGGGTACGGACAATGTGGGACGGGATGTGCTGGCCCGCCTTGTGTACGGGTTTCGCACGGCCATTCTTTTTTCTTTAGGACTGCTGTTTCTTAACTATACCGTGGGGATATCCCTGGGCTGTGCCATGGGGTATTTCGGTGGAAAATTTGATCTGTTTTTCCAACGGGTCATTGAGATCTGGAGCAATATTCCGTTTTTGTATGTCATTATTATTGTCTCTTCCATTGTGGTGCCAAATTTTATGATTCTGATACTGATCATGGCTTTTTTCGGCTGGATATCCATCACCTGGGTCATGCGCACTATGACATACCGGGAAAAGGAACGCGAATATATTCTTGCGGTCCGGTCTTTGGGGGCTTCGCACATGCGGATCATTTTCAGGCACATTATCCCCAACACCATTTCCGTCATCGTCACCTATGCACCTTTTGCTATTTCCGGCGGCATTGTGGCCTTAACATCTCTGGACTATTTAGGGTTTGGCCTGCCTGCACCCACCCCCTCCTGGGGAGAGCTTTTATCCCAGGGTTGGCAGAACATGGAAGCCTGGTGGATTTCCGCTGCTGTAGTGTCAGCCCTTGTGGTGACACTGATGACCGTTACATTCATCGGCGAGGGCATCAGGGAAGCCTTTGATCCAAGACGTCATACTGTGTATGAATAG
- a CDS encoding ABC transporter permease subunit — MTAYFIRRLLLVIPTFIGITIMVFTITRFVPGGPIERIIAEARAMQMGEQSGHSKSHAGQGQPLSDDQIKKLEAYYGFDKPVLQSYGIWLFKVLKGDLGRSTRYQDPVWDMIRERIPISLYFGVLSMVVIYGVCIPLGVAKAVNHNSGFDNVTSGIIFAGYAIPGWVAGVIMLVVFASRMDTFPLGGLASDYFSDMTFWGKIKDVAWHTVLPLLSYVIGAFTVMTLLMKNTLMDNLSADYVRTAIAKGLSFKQAIFRHALRNSLIPIATSFGNNISILLMGSFLIEKVFNIDGMGLLGYESILDRDYPVVMGILVISSLLFMVGNILSDVCVAIVDPRVRFK, encoded by the coding sequence GTGACCGCGTATTTTATCAGACGGCTCTTATTAGTAATCCCCACCTTTATCGGTATTACCATCATGGTGTTCACCATCACCCGTTTTGTACCCGGCGGTCCCATCGAACGCATCATTGCTGAAGCCAGGGCCATGCAGATGGGCGAACAGAGTGGGCATTCAAAGTCCCATGCAGGCCAGGGGCAGCCGTTGTCCGATGACCAGATCAAAAAACTTGAGGCCTATTACGGATTTGACAAGCCCGTGCTCCAAAGCTACGGAATCTGGCTTTTCAAGGTGCTTAAAGGCGATCTGGGACGGTCCACCCGATACCAGGATCCGGTGTGGGACATGATCAGAGAACGTATCCCCATCTCACTTTATTTCGGTGTTTTGAGCATGGTCGTTATTTACGGCGTTTGCATCCCTTTGGGCGTTGCAAAGGCTGTGAACCACAACAGTGGGTTTGACAATGTGACCTCCGGGATTATTTTCGCAGGCTATGCCATCCCGGGCTGGGTGGCAGGCGTCATTATGCTGGTGGTTTTTGCATCCCGAATGGATACATTCCCCTTGGGCGGGCTTGCATCTGACTATTTTTCCGACATGACGTTTTGGGGAAAAATAAAAGATGTTGCATGGCATACCGTGCTGCCGCTTCTTTCCTATGTGATCGGTGCCTTTACCGTGATGACCCTTTTGATGAAAAACACGCTCATGGATAATCTGTCTGCCGACTATGTGCGCACGGCCATTGCCAAGGGGTTAAGCTTCAAACAGGCTATCTTCCGCCATGCCCTTCGTAACAGCTTGATTCCCATTGCCACCAGTTTCGGCAACAATATTTCCATTCTTTTAATGGGGTCATTTCTCATTGAAAAGGTGTTTAATATAGATGGGATGGGCCTTTTGGGGTATGAGTCCATTTTAGACCGCGATTACCCAGTGGTGATGGGAATACTTGTGATTTCATCCCTGTTGTTTATGGTGGGAAATATTTTGTCTGATGTGTGCGTCGCCATAGTCGATCCCCGGGTAAGGTTCAAATAA
- the alaS gene encoding alanine--tRNA ligase gives MTGNEARKIFLEYFNKHNHRHVRSSSLVPQDDPTLLFVNAGMVQFKRVFTGDEKRDYTTAVTSQKCVRAGGKHNDLENVGYTARHHTFFEMLGNFSFGEYFKEQAIDFAWDLLTNGYGFDADKLHVSVYKDDDEAFEIWNKQVGVPAERISRLGEADNFWAMGDTGPCGPCSEIHIDRGRAFGCDDPNCAVGCDCDRWLELWNLVFMQFERSEDGTMTPLPKPSIDTGMGLERIISVLQDVPTNFDTDLFVPIMERVGELAGKKRGESKEVEVAMKVIADHSRASAFLICDGVLPSNEGRGYVLRRIMRRAIRYGRSIGLTESFLHKTVQTVFSIMDEAYPELKESAAFILNVVKNEEEKFLETLEIGMKLLEATIEDLGKNNEKIIPGEVIFKLYDTFGFPVDIIQDHVKEMGIDLDLAGFDAAMAEQKARSKSKKKFAGVGDAYKPLTSAGVKTVFKGYDAVEMESDLLIVVKDDAEVETAIVGDEIEVVTPETVFYAESGGQAGDKGRFENDACAIEIIDTVKDPSGLFIHKGKIIKGSCKKGDTFTLKVNAQLRRATAANHSATHILHSALRKVLGDHVKQSGSLVTPDRLRFDFTHFSAATPEELAGIETEVNTRIMENVAVTTKEMGMNEAVRSGATALFEEKYGDVVRVVSQGDFSQELCGGTHTRATGDIGLFRILSEGGIASGVRRIEAVTGLAALEAVHADQAAMEKAAGILKSSKGDMVDRLETVMAEKKAAEKELAALKAKIASKSVENIDDDIKEINGVKVLAKRVEIENPSQLRDLADKFKNKLGSGVLLLGAESNGKALLISMVTEDLTKTFKAGNIVKTAAGIVGGGGGGRPDMAQAGGTKPEFLDKALESVFDSVSQ, from the coding sequence ATGACAGGTAATGAAGCCAGGAAAATTTTCCTCGAATATTTTAATAAACATAACCACCGCCATGTGCGTTCGTCGTCCCTAGTACCCCAGGATGATCCCACCCTGCTGTTTGTCAACGCCGGGATGGTGCAGTTTAAACGCGTTTTTACAGGCGATGAAAAACGTGACTATACAACCGCCGTCACCTCTCAGAAATGTGTGCGTGCCGGAGGCAAACATAACGATCTTGAAAATGTAGGATACACAGCGCGCCACCACACCTTTTTTGAGATGCTGGGTAATTTTTCCTTTGGCGAGTATTTCAAGGAACAGGCCATTGATTTCGCCTGGGATCTGCTCACCAACGGATACGGGTTTGATGCGGATAAGCTCCATGTCTCCGTTTATAAGGATGATGACGAAGCCTTTGAGATCTGGAATAAGCAGGTTGGCGTACCTGCTGAGCGCATCTCTCGGTTAGGCGAGGCGGATAATTTTTGGGCCATGGGTGACACCGGCCCCTGCGGTCCATGCTCAGAAATTCACATTGACCGGGGCAGAGCGTTCGGGTGTGATGATCCCAACTGTGCTGTGGGCTGTGACTGTGACCGGTGGTTGGAGTTGTGGAACCTGGTATTCATGCAGTTTGAGAGAAGCGAAGACGGCACCATGACGCCGCTGCCTAAACCTAGTATTGACACGGGTATGGGCCTTGAGCGTATTATTTCCGTTCTTCAGGATGTGCCTACCAATTTTGATACTGACCTTTTTGTGCCCATCATGGAACGGGTCGGGGAACTGGCGGGCAAAAAACGAGGCGAATCCAAGGAAGTGGAAGTGGCGATGAAGGTCATTGCCGATCATTCAAGGGCATCTGCCTTTTTGATCTGCGACGGTGTGTTGCCTTCCAACGAGGGGCGCGGTTATGTCCTTCGCCGGATTATGCGCCGGGCCATCCGGTACGGACGCAGCATTGGGCTGACCGAATCGTTTTTACACAAAACCGTTCAAACCGTGTTCTCCATTATGGATGAAGCCTATCCGGAGCTCAAAGAGTCTGCGGCGTTTATCCTTAATGTGGTGAAGAACGAAGAGGAAAAGTTCCTTGAAACCCTTGAAATCGGTATGAAGCTTTTGGAAGCAACCATTGAGGATCTTGGAAAGAACAATGAGAAAATCATTCCCGGAGAGGTGATTTTTAAACTGTATGATACCTTTGGATTCCCCGTGGACATTATTCAAGACCATGTCAAGGAGATGGGGATTGACCTGGATCTGGCCGGGTTTGATGCGGCCATGGCCGAACAGAAAGCAAGATCCAAGTCCAAAAAGAAATTTGCCGGTGTGGGAGATGCGTATAAACCGTTGACTTCTGCGGGCGTGAAAACCGTATTTAAAGGTTATGATGCCGTTGAAATGGAAAGTGACCTGCTCATCGTGGTTAAGGATGATGCTGAAGTTGAAACGGCTATTGTTGGTGACGAAATTGAAGTAGTTACTCCCGAGACTGTATTTTATGCAGAATCCGGCGGTCAGGCAGGGGACAAAGGTCGTTTTGAAAATGATGCTTGCGCAATTGAGATCATTGATACGGTTAAGGATCCTTCGGGCCTTTTCATCCACAAAGGCAAAATTATCAAGGGATCCTGCAAAAAAGGCGATACATTTACCCTTAAGGTGAATGCACAACTTCGCCGTGCCACCGCGGCAAATCATTCAGCCACCCACATTCTGCATTCAGCCCTTCGCAAGGTTTTAGGCGACCATGTCAAGCAGTCCGGGTCTCTTGTGACCCCTGACAGGCTGCGGTTTGACTTTACCCATTTCAGCGCAGCCACCCCCGAAGAGCTTGCCGGCATTGAGACCGAAGTCAATACCCGCATCATGGAGAACGTTGCTGTGACCACAAAGGAGATGGGCATGAATGAGGCGGTCCGGTCAGGTGCCACGGCTCTGTTTGAGGAAAAATACGGGGATGTGGTCCGGGTGGTTTCCCAGGGGGATTTCTCCCAGGAACTGTGCGGCGGCACACATACCCGTGCCACAGGCGACATCGGGTTGTTCCGCATCCTGTCCGAGGGCGGTATTGCCTCGGGTGTACGCCGTATTGAAGCGGTGACAGGGCTTGCCGCTCTTGAAGCAGTCCATGCAGATCAGGCTGCCATGGAGAAAGCGGCGGGTATCTTGAAAAGCAGCAAAGGCGATATGGTGGATCGGCTTGAAACGGTGATGGCCGAAAAAAAAGCTGCGGAAAAGGAATTGGCTGCACTCAAGGCCAAGATCGCGTCCAAATCAGTTGAAAACATCGATGATGATATCAAGGAGATCAACGGGGTCAAAGTGCTGGCCAAACGGGTGGAAATTGAGAATCCATCCCAGCTTCGGGACCTGGCAGACAAATTTAAAAATAAATTGGGTTCCGGCGTGTTATTACTGGGTGCCGAATCCAACGGTAAGGCATTGCTTATCTCCATGGTCACAGAAGATTTAACCAAGACCTTTAAGGCAGGAAATATCGTAAAAACCGCTGCTGGTATTGTGGGCGGCGGTGGTGGCGGTCGGCCGGATATGGCCCAGGCCGGCGGCACAAAACCTGAATTCCTTGACAAAGCTTTGGAGTCGGTGTTTGATTCGGTATCCCAATAG
- the recA gene encoding recombinase RecA: MEKNKEKEKAVQTAMNQIERQFGKGSIMKLGGREIQDVPVIRSGSLALDKALGVGGYPRGRVIEIYGPESSGKTTLALHAVAQAQRKGGIAAFIDAEHALDVAYAKQLGVDCDELLVSQPDNGEQALEIADMLVRSGGVDIMIVDSVAALVPRSEIEGEMGDSHMGLQARLMSQALRKLTATIGKTATTLIFINQIRMKIGVVYGNPETTTGGNALKFYSSMRLEIRKAAAIKNGEDVIGSRTKVKVVKNKLAPPFKNVEFDLMYGEGISRTGDLLDMGVELDIVNKSGSWYSFDKERIGQGRENVKAFLNDNPDIFDAIELKVRTELGIAGPEAPKTAPDTGKDSKLEV; this comes from the coding sequence ATGGAAAAAAATAAGGAAAAGGAAAAAGCTGTCCAGACCGCCATGAACCAAATCGAGCGCCAGTTCGGTAAAGGTTCGATTATGAAGCTGGGCGGACGGGAAATTCAAGACGTGCCCGTGATTCGGTCCGGCTCCCTTGCCTTGGACAAGGCCCTGGGGGTAGGCGGATATCCCAGAGGCCGGGTCATTGAGATCTACGGCCCTGAATCTTCCGGTAAAACAACCCTTGCGCTTCATGCTGTGGCCCAGGCCCAGAGAAAAGGCGGCATTGCCGCGTTTATTGATGCTGAACACGCCTTGGATGTGGCCTATGCCAAGCAGCTGGGTGTGGACTGTGACGAACTGCTGGTCTCCCAGCCCGATAACGGTGAACAGGCCCTTGAGATTGCCGATATGCTGGTGAGAAGCGGCGGGGTTGATATTATGATTGTGGATTCGGTGGCAGCCCTTGTGCCCCGATCAGAAATTGAAGGCGAGATGGGCGACTCCCACATGGGACTACAGGCAAGACTGATGTCCCAGGCCCTTCGTAAATTGACCGCCACCATTGGTAAAACCGCCACTACCTTGATTTTCATAAACCAGATCCGCATGAAGATTGGTGTGGTGTATGGAAACCCGGAAACCACCACCGGTGGCAATGCCTTGAAATTTTATTCTTCCATGCGTCTCGAGATTCGAAAAGCCGCAGCCATCAAGAATGGCGAAGATGTGATCGGATCCCGTACCAAGGTTAAGGTGGTAAAAAATAAACTGGCCCCCCCATTTAAAAATGTGGAATTCGATTTGATGTACGGGGAGGGCATTTCCAGGACCGGCGACCTTCTGGACATGGGGGTTGAGCTGGATATTGTGAACAAGAGCGGGTCCTGGTATTCATTTGACAAAGAGCGCATCGGCCAGGGCCGGGAGAATGTAAAGGCCTTTTTAAACGACAATCCCGATATTTTTGATGCCATTGAACTTAAAGTAAGAACCGAACTTGGAATTGCCGGACCGGAAGCACCCAAAACTGCACCCGACACCGGAAAGGACAGTAAACTGGAGGTATAG
- a CDS encoding phosphatidylglycerophosphatase A, producing the protein MGEKAILFIATGFGLGRIPFAPGTFGTLAGLPLIGIMSWLATTCTPGAAALFLVGVLLCAVWISQEAEILIGGKDPGAVVIDEMAGFCVTMTLVPVNLLTLLVGFIAFRCFDILKPFPIRWFEKNFSGGAGIVLDDLMAGVLAAFLLKGIYLSGLI; encoded by the coding sequence ATGGGGGAAAAAGCGATACTTTTTATTGCCACAGGGTTTGGTCTGGGACGGATACCCTTTGCCCCCGGGACATTCGGCACCCTTGCCGGCCTGCCGTTGATCGGCATCATGAGTTGGCTGGCAACGACGTGTACGCCTGGCGCTGCCGCCTTGTTTTTGGTGGGTGTGCTCCTTTGTGCGGTCTGGATTTCCCAGGAGGCTGAGATTCTGATTGGCGGTAAGGATCCGGGCGCTGTGGTCATCGATGAGATGGCAGGGTTTTGTGTTACCATGACCCTGGTGCCTGTGAATCTGCTTACTTTACTTGTGGGCTTTATTGCCTTTAGATGTTTTGATATACTTAAACCTTTTCCGATCCGCTGGTTTGAAAAAAACTTTTCCGGCGGGGCCGGTATTGTGTTGGATGATTTAATGGCAGGGGTGCTGGCTGCTTTCCTGCTAAAAGGAATATACCTTTCAGGCTTGATTTAG
- the larC gene encoding nickel pincer cofactor biosynthesis protein LarC, which yields MILYLDMMAGIAGDMFLGALVDLGVPVEWLKGKLSTVLDGFDLRTEIVFRSHLRAVNLHVDVTDHVTHRHYTHIREIIESADLPDNVRNNALTAFKLIAQAEARIHGKDIETVHFHEIGGIDSLVDIIGSFLALDYLGVDQVVATPIPLGSGTIKCAHGTIPVPVPATVAILKGLEVTGSDAKTEIVTPTGASLVATLAPQFGGMPDMQIEKVGYGAGKRDTGASVPNLLRLVLGTPAGVKGYGENILSDQVYVLYTNVDDMSPEGLGFVMDRLMEQGALDVSFTPAFMKKNRPATRIEVICHKPQLQLLSKVLLSETTSIGVRYHVCDRMILRREPVDVETSLGYVNAKKIIRPNGQARIMPEYDECKRIAREQNLPFYQVYERILADVNPLDGQTGRS from the coding sequence ATGATTCTTTATCTTGATATGATGGCAGGCATTGCAGGGGATATGTTTTTAGGGGCGCTGGTGGATCTTGGTGTGCCTGTGGAGTGGCTTAAAGGCAAATTATCAACTGTCTTAGACGGGTTTGATCTGCGCACTGAAATTGTGTTCAGGAGCCATTTGCGGGCGGTTAATCTTCATGTGGATGTGACCGACCATGTCACGCATCGTCATTACACCCATATCCGGGAGATCATCGAATCTGCAGATCTGCCGGACAATGTCCGGAACAATGCCCTGACAGCATTTAAACTCATTGCCCAGGCTGAAGCCCGTATCCACGGAAAGGATATTGAAACCGTCCACTTCCATGAGATTGGCGGCATTGACAGCCTGGTTGATATTATCGGCAGTTTTCTGGCCTTGGATTATTTAGGTGTGGATCAGGTTGTCGCAACGCCGATCCCTCTGGGGTCAGGGACAATTAAGTGCGCCCACGGCACCATTCCGGTGCCTGTTCCGGCGACTGTTGCCATTCTTAAGGGCCTTGAAGTGACAGGATCTGATGCTAAAACCGAAATCGTTACGCCTACGGGTGCATCCCTTGTGGCAACGCTGGCCCCGCAGTTTGGCGGCATGCCGGACATGCAGATTGAAAAAGTAGGCTATGGTGCCGGCAAACGTGATACAGGGGCATCTGTGCCGAATCTTCTGCGCCTGGTGCTGGGCACCCCTGCTGGAGTAAAAGGTTATGGGGAGAACATCCTGTCCGATCAGGTTTATGTCCTTTATACCAATGTGGATGACATGAGCCCGGAGGGCCTTGGCTTTGTCATGGACCGCCTCATGGAACAAGGCGCGCTTGATGTCAGTTTTACACCGGCATTCATGAAAAAGAACCGGCCCGCCACCCGCATTGAAGTGATTTGCCACAAGCCGCAGCTCCAGCTGCTTTCTAAAGTTCTCCTGTCCGAAACCACGAGCATCGGCGTTCGATATCATGTGTGTGATCGGATGATCTTGCGGCGTGAACCTGTAGATGTGGAGACAAGTCTTGGCTATGTAAACGCCAAGAAGATCATCCGCCCAAACGGTCAGGCCCGGATTATGCCCGAATACGATGAATGTAAACGCATTGCCCGGGAACAAAATTTGCCCTTTTATCAGGTGTATGAACGGATTCTGGCTGACGTAAATCCCCTTGACGGACAAACAGGCCGGTCATAA
- a CDS encoding M20/M25/M40 family metallo-hydrolase yields MIDEERLGQRFSALVQIDSESGSEALIAKVLEKELIGLGATVVFDDAGAKVNGDCGNLVATFKGNTDVAPVMLSGHMDTVVPGKGVKVIFEDGVFRSDGSTILGSDDKSALAIILEVMQIIKENNLACPPVEVVMTVGEEQGLLGAKNLDFSLMKSKFGYILDAVDTEGIVNRAPAANKISAKIYGRAAHAGGTPENGVSAIYAASCAIAKLELGRLDEETTCNLGIISGGAATNIIPEYVEIHGEARSHDPAKLDQVTHTIVSTFENTMAELQAEGDTVPRVEMIVKNDFPNTRIPEDHVVIRLAQKAAANLGRDMACKTSGGAADANVFFGKGIAAGVIGTGMTDVHTLKESIALKDMVSCAQLVLEILQIHATGEAAI; encoded by the coding sequence ATGATTGATGAAGAACGCCTTGGGCAGCGGTTTTCGGCACTTGTCCAGATAGATTCCGAATCCGGTAGCGAGGCTTTGATTGCAAAGGTTCTTGAAAAGGAGCTGATTGGCCTTGGGGCAACTGTGGTGTTTGATGACGCCGGTGCCAAGGTCAACGGTGACTGCGGTAACCTTGTGGCCACATTTAAAGGAAATACGGATGTTGCGCCGGTGATGCTTTCCGGACATATGGACACGGTGGTGCCGGGTAAAGGGGTTAAGGTCATATTTGAGGACGGTGTGTTTAGAAGTGACGGGAGCACGATCCTGGGGTCTGATGATAAATCCGCCCTCGCCATTATCCTTGAGGTTATGCAGATAATCAAAGAAAATAACCTGGCGTGCCCACCTGTTGAGGTGGTCATGACGGTCGGTGAAGAGCAGGGGCTTTTAGGTGCCAAGAACCTTGACTTCTCCTTGATGAAATCAAAATTCGGATACATTCTGGACGCTGTGGATACCGAGGGCATAGTGAACCGGGCACCTGCGGCCAACAAGATCAGTGCAAAAATTTACGGCCGGGCAGCCCATGCCGGCGGTACGCCGGAAAACGGGGTCTCTGCCATTTATGCGGCGTCCTGTGCTATTGCCAAGCTTGAACTGGGGCGGCTTGACGAGGAGACCACCTGTAACTTGGGAATCATTTCCGGCGGGGCAGCCACCAATATCATACCCGAATATGTGGAAATTCACGGCGAAGCCCGGTCCCATGATCCTGCAAAACTGGATCAGGTCACACATACCATTGTCTCTACCTTTGAAAATACCATGGCCGAACTTCAGGCAGAAGGGGACACGGTCCCCCGGGTGGAAATGATTGTGAAAAATGACTTTCCCAATACCCGTATCCCCGAAGATCACGTGGTGATCAGACTTGCCCAGAAAGCCGCGGCAAACCTGGGTCGGGACATGGCTTGTAAAACGAGCGGCGGTGCGGCGGATGCCAATGTTTTTTTCGGCAAAGGCATTGCAGCCGGTGTCATCGGCACAGGCATGACGGATGTACATACCCTTAAGGAATCCATTGCACTTAAGGATATGGTCAGCTGTGCCCAATTGGTTCTTGAAATTCTTCAAATCCATGCAACAGGAGAGGCGGCAATATGA
- a CDS encoding DsbA family protein has protein sequence MMEVKIGGDSGAKPMIPKLEIFSDYIUPWCYFSTGSIEKLRKTYDIEIKWRAYPLQPDIPEQGLPIARLLEEKGLLVTPEQVNANLKATAQSFDLPFGDGSMIYNSRLAQEIGLWAQACGRVQQFHDAAFKAYFVDNQNLADKAVILNLVASAGLDVAQAEKIIDSRSYADAVDRDWAKARELELVAAPTFLMRDQRLVGAKPYQALEKMVTQVVGEV, from the coding sequence ATGATGGAAGTAAAAATTGGTGGGGATTCAGGCGCTAAGCCTATGATACCAAAGCTTGAAATTTTTTCAGACTATATCTGACCCTGGTGTTACTTCAGTACCGGGAGTATTGAAAAATTAAGAAAGACATACGATATCGAGATAAAATGGCGTGCCTATCCGCTGCAACCGGATATACCTGAACAAGGATTGCCCATAGCTCGGCTGTTAGAGGAAAAAGGCTTGCTGGTTACCCCGGAACAGGTAAACGCCAATCTTAAAGCCACGGCACAAAGCTTTGATCTGCCCTTCGGGGACGGGTCGATGATTTATAATTCCCGTCTGGCCCAGGAGATTGGCCTTTGGGCCCAGGCGTGCGGACGGGTCCAACAGTTTCATGATGCTGCGTTTAAAGCATATTTTGTGGATAATCAAAATTTGGCGGACAAAGCGGTGATCCTGAATTTAGTCGCGTCAGCAGGTCTGGATGTGGCCCAGGCAGAAAAAATCATTGATTCAAGATCCTATGCTGATGCTGTGGATCGGGACTGGGCAAAGGCCCGGGAACTTGAACTTGTGGCTGCCCCCACCTTTTTGATGAGAGATCAGAGGCTTGTGGGCGCAAAACCGTATCAGGCCCTTGAAAAAATGGTGACACAAGTGGTTGGCGAAGTTTAA
- a CDS encoding flagellar brake protein, with product MEGEEAFLNLKKPQALNIDIGTKVYLTIEGVSFNVSSIFVGLLDDEYVIITLPQKYKTVQTKLYPGNKMIVKYLYNGSLYAFQAAIIEIITRPIRAIAIEYPKIVQNQDLRVVRRNNVAIPGRVEFKSHALQVVVFDVSRHGCCFRFQETRKSKVAFKENDTLKIYCLLPGVSNELSAMASIRNIRREDATLSIGVEFFQVNNQFISPLTEFIASIGG from the coding sequence ATGGAAGGCGAAGAAGCTTTTTTAAATCTTAAGAAACCCCAAGCTTTGAATATTGATATAGGTACGAAAGTTTATCTGACCATAGAAGGCGTAAGCTTCAATGTTTCCAGCATATTTGTAGGACTGCTTGATGATGAATACGTCATTATCACGTTACCCCAAAAATACAAAACGGTTCAGACCAAATTGTACCCCGGCAACAAAATGATTGTAAAATACCTGTATAACGGTTCCCTTTACGCGTTTCAGGCTGCAATTATTGAAATTATAACCCGGCCCATTCGGGCCATAGCCATTGAATATCCAAAAATTGTTCAGAATCAGGACCTCAGGGTTGTTAGAAGAAACAATGTGGCAATCCCAGGCCGGGTGGAATTTAAAAGTCACGCGCTCCAGGTCGTGGTTTTTGATGTCAGCAGGCACGGATGCTGTTTCAGGTTCCAGGAAACAAGGAAAAGTAAGGTGGCATTCAAAGAGAATGATACCCTCAAAATTTATTGTCTGCTGCCAGGGGTGTCAAATGAACTTAGTGCCATGGCATCTATCCGGAATATTAGAAGAGAAGATGCCACTCTTTCCATAGGGGTTGAATTTTTTCAAGTGAATAACCAGTTTATCAGTCCGTTAACGGAATTTATCGCTTCCATCGGCGGGTAA